In Desulfobulbus oralis, one DNA window encodes the following:
- the prfB gene encoding peptide chain release factor 2 (programmed frameshift), with amino-acid sequence MDMTDATETRQLIANLKGRMQALKEHLDLDGRREQIKLLELQSLSPGFWDDQDKAAAVQQQLGQLQDMVGAWDKNYGDLEDAELLLDMAVEEQDEASFQELVSSLDGLRERVDMVELDCMFTGEHDARNAILTIHAGAGGTEAMDWTGMLMRMYLRWAETHAFKSDILDLLPGEEAGTKSVAMLIKGKNAYGLLRSELGIHRLVRISPFDASGRRHTSFSSVMVMPELDDNVNIEIDEKDIRIDTFRASGSGGQHVNKTDSAIRITHFPTGIVVQCQNERSQHSNKNMAMKMLMARLYELEQEEKMKAQENLQGDKKDIAWGSQIRSYVLQPYRLIKDHRTGLEEGNVEAVLDGRLDRFIRAWLLWKSK; translated from the exons ATGGACATGACGGACGCGACAGAAACCAGACAGCTCATTGCAAACCTCAAGGGCCGCATGCAGGCCCTTAAGGAGCATCTT GACCTGGATGGCAGGCGGGAACAGATAAAACTGCTGGAACTCCAGAGCCTCAGCCCCGGCTTCTGGGACGATCAGGACAAGGCCGCGGCCGTGCAGCAGCAACTGGGCCAGTTGCAGGACATGGTCGGCGCGTGGGACAAAAACTACGGTGACCTGGAAGACGCGGAACTGCTCCTCGACATGGCCGTCGAGGAACAGGACGAGGCCAGTTTCCAGGAGCTGGTATCGAGTCTGGACGGCCTCAGGGAACGGGTGGACATGGTGGAGCTGGACTGCATGTTCACGGGCGAACACGACGCCAGGAACGCCATCCTCACCATCCATGCCGGTGCGGGCGGCACCGAAGCCATGGACTGGACCGGGATGCTCATGCGCATGTATCTGCGCTGGGCCGAAACCCACGCCTTCAAAAGCGACATCCTGGACCTCCTGCCCGGCGAAGAGGCCGGCACCAAGAGTGTGGCCATGCTCATCAAGGGCAAGAACGCCTACGGGCTTTTGCGCTCGGAACTCGGCATCCACCGGCTGGTGCGCATCTCGCCCTTTGACGCCAGCGGCAGGCGGCACACCTCCTTTTCCTCGGTGATGGTCATGCCGGAGCTGGACGACAACGTCAACATCGAAATCGACGAAAAGGACATTCGCATCGATACCTTCCGGGCCAGTGGATCCGGCGGCCAGCACGTCAACAAGACGGATTCGGCCATCCGCATCACCCATTTTCCGACCGGCATCGTGGTGCAGTGCCAGAACGAACGCTCCCAGCACAGCAACAAGAACATGGCCATGAAAATGCTCATGGCCCGGCTCTACGAGCTGGAGCAGGAAGAAAAGATGAAGGCGCAGGAGAACCTGCAGGGCGACAAGAAGGACATCGCCTGGGGCAGCCAGATCCGCTCCTACGTCCTGCAGCCCTACCGGCTCATCAAGGACCACCGGACCGGTCTGGAGGAGGGCAACGTGGAGGCCGTACTGGACGGCCGGCTGGACAGGTTCATCCGGGCCTGGCTGCTCTGGAAAAGCAAGTAG
- the lnt gene encoding apolipoprotein N-acyltransferase, producing MKEKTPLTARSPQEAEANSPGRQAAALAAALLAALLVNVAMPGLESWRGHWWLLPFCLWPLFMAIQIAPRRAGWAGFVFGLAAWLGQLSWVTIVLGRYGGLPSWLSWIVLLLLAVYMALYNALFCRLLLALHRLWADFRPARAAMLALWAPPVVWTGLDALRGQLFTGFPWMDLGYGLFRVPLLLTPADLGGHHLLTFTLVLVNSLLALLPVVLRRSGLKALCAPTASALCLLVVLAGYSGMRQKETRAEIEAAQRASIGLVQANIEQDLKWNPAFKEETVTRYLGLSAGLAKDNDLDLLIWPESALPFYPQDDPLASRVAGFAARGPMLLTGAPFYRVTETLEGRVVQYFNGALLIGPNARVAGTYAKQHLVPFGEYIPLKRLLFFLKPLAETIGDFTPGRHSGPLAAPTPDGRELRPGVLVCYESVFPKIARNSTAQGANCLANLTNDAWYGRSSAPVQSLAMAVLRAVENRRSLVRAANTGISGLIDPLGRITGETGLFTEMAVADSLPLMHSVSVFTKVGHAFGLCCALLILPLLLPVLLRRLGQRAARRQFCMPARTGRP from the coding sequence ATGAAAGAAAAAACGCCTTTGACCGCAAGGTCTCCACAGGAAGCCGAGGCCAACAGCCCCGGCAGGCAGGCGGCAGCGCTTGCGGCAGCCCTCCTTGCAGCGCTTCTGGTCAACGTGGCCATGCCGGGACTGGAAAGCTGGCGTGGTCACTGGTGGCTTTTGCCCTTCTGCCTCTGGCCGCTTTTCATGGCAATACAGATTGCGCCCAGGCGGGCGGGCTGGGCGGGTTTTGTCTTCGGTCTGGCCGCCTGGCTGGGTCAGCTTTCCTGGGTCACCATCGTGCTTGGCAGGTACGGCGGTCTGCCATCCTGGCTGAGCTGGATCGTGCTCCTGCTCCTGGCCGTCTACATGGCCCTCTACAACGCCCTGTTCTGCCGTTTGCTGCTGGCCCTGCACCGGCTTTGGGCCGACTTTCGGCCGGCTCGGGCCGCCATGCTGGCCCTGTGGGCTCCGCCTGTCGTCTGGACAGGACTGGATGCCCTGAGAGGCCAGCTCTTCACCGGCTTTCCCTGGATGGACTTGGGCTACGGGCTTTTTCGCGTACCACTCCTGCTGACACCGGCCGATCTGGGGGGCCATCATCTGCTGACCTTTACCCTGGTGCTCGTGAATTCGCTCCTGGCGCTTCTGCCTGTGGTCCTGCGCCGCTCGGGTCTGAAGGCCCTCTGCGCCCCCACGGCTTCGGCGCTCTGTCTGCTCGTCGTGCTGGCTGGATACAGCGGCATGCGGCAAAAGGAAACCAGGGCGGAAATCGAAGCAGCCCAGCGGGCCAGCATCGGCTTGGTGCAGGCCAATATCGAACAGGATCTGAAGTGGAACCCTGCCTTCAAGGAGGAGACCGTAACCCGTTATCTCGGTCTGTCGGCGGGGCTGGCCAAAGACAATGATCTGGATCTCCTGATCTGGCCGGAAAGCGCCCTGCCCTTTTATCCCCAGGACGACCCGCTGGCCAGCCGGGTGGCCGGCTTTGCCGCCCGCGGCCCCATGCTCCTGACCGGCGCGCCTTTCTACCGGGTGACAGAGACCCTGGAAGGTCGGGTGGTGCAGTATTTCAACGGCGCGCTGCTGATTGGCCCCAATGCCCGGGTGGCAGGCACTTACGCCAAGCAGCACCTTGTGCCCTTTGGCGAATATATCCCCCTGAAGCGGCTCCTCTTCTTTCTGAAACCTCTGGCCGAAACCATCGGCGACTTCACTCCGGGCAGACACTCGGGCCCGCTCGCGGCTCCGACCCCGGACGGCCGTGAACTGCGGCCCGGCGTACTCGTCTGCTACGAATCGGTGTTCCCGAAAATCGCCAGAAACAGCACGGCTCAGGGGGCGAACTGCCTCGCCAACCTCACCAACGACGCCTGGTACGGCCGCAGCTCCGCGCCGGTGCAGTCGCTGGCCATGGCTGTGCTCAGGGCTGTGGAAAACAGAAGATCGCTTGTACGCGCCGCCAATACCGGCATCAGCGGCCTTATTGATCCCCTGGGGCGCATCACCGGCGAAACCGGGCTCTTTACCGAAATGGCGGTTGCAGACAGCCTGCCGCTCATGCACTCGGTCAGCGTGTTCACCAAGGTGGGTCATGCCTTTGGCCTCTGCTGCGCTCTGCTCATCCTGCCGCTGCTCCTGCCGGTTCTCCTCCGGCGGCTGGGCCAGCGCGCTGCCCGCAGGCAGTTCTGCATGCCGGCCCGGACAGGCAGACCTTGA
- a CDS encoding ZIP family metal transporter yields MVDFLLQLNPVLQTLLATCFTWGMTAAGAALVFVQREIRAKYLDAMLGFAAGVMIAASFWSLLAPGIEMAEQLGQKPWLTAAIGFMAGGLFMRLIDYILPHLHLGMDMTQREGMQTSWQRSTLLVLAITLHNIPEGLAVGVAFGAAAAELPSATLGGAIALAIGIGLQNFPEGTAVSMPLRREGLSRKTGFLYGQLSGAVEPLAGVLGALFIMGMQGILPFALCFAAGAMIFVVVEELIPESQRNPDNIDLVTVATLVGFTTMMILDVALG; encoded by the coding sequence ATGGTGGATTTTCTGCTCCAACTCAATCCGGTGCTCCAGACCCTGCTGGCCACCTGTTTCACCTGGGGGATGACCGCGGCAGGCGCGGCCCTGGTCTTTGTACAGCGGGAAATCAGGGCAAAATACCTGGACGCCATGCTGGGTTTTGCCGCAGGCGTGATGATTGCCGCCAGCTTCTGGTCGCTTTTGGCGCCAGGGATCGAAATGGCGGAGCAGTTGGGGCAGAAACCCTGGCTGACGGCGGCCATCGGTTTCATGGCCGGCGGCCTCTTCATGCGGCTGATCGACTATATCCTGCCCCACCTGCACCTGGGCATGGACATGACGCAGCGCGAAGGGATGCAGACCTCCTGGCAGCGGAGCACCCTGCTCGTTCTGGCCATCACCCTGCACAACATCCCCGAAGGACTGGCAGTGGGCGTGGCCTTTGGGGCCGCGGCCGCAGAGCTGCCTTCGGCCACCCTGGGAGGGGCCATTGCCCTGGCCATTGGTATCGGCCTGCAAAACTTTCCGGAAGGCACCGCGGTCTCCATGCCCCTGCGGCGCGAGGGCCTGAGCCGGAAAACCGGTTTTCTCTACGGGCAGCTCTCGGGCGCGGTGGAGCCCCTGGCCGGAGTCCTGGGCGCCCTGTTCATCATGGGGATGCAGGGCATTCTCCCCTTTGCCCTCTGCTTTGCCGCCGGCGCCATGATCTTTGTGGTGGTGGAGGAACTCATCCCCGAATCCCAGCGCAATCCCGACAACATCGACCTGGTCACCGTGGCGACGCTGGTCGGCTTCACCACCATGATGATCCTGGATGTCGCCCTGGGCTAG
- a CDS encoding DUF883 family protein, whose amino-acid sequence MIKKQSKAEISEEMQRIIERAQELIDATADEVDDKVKSARNALIRGLDNARNESGRFYERAVDRASEVDEYIRDRPYYAMAGVFITGLFMGWLMSRR is encoded by the coding sequence ATGATCAAAAAACAGAGCAAAGCCGAAATCAGTGAGGAGATGCAGCGCATCATCGAGCGTGCCCAGGAATTGATCGATGCCACCGCCGATGAGGTGGACGACAAAGTCAAATCCGCCCGCAATGCCCTGATCCGCGGGCTGGACAATGCCCGGAACGAGTCCGGCCGTTTCTATGAACGCGCTGTGGACAGGGCCTCAGAGGTCGACGAATATATTCGCGACAGGCCCTACTATGCCATGGCCGGCGTTTTTATCACCGGCCTGTTCATGGGCTGGCTCATGTCGAGAAGATAG
- a CDS encoding phage holin family protein produces the protein MLRISRQFSALGDAATKIGEIGTGFLEDRLELLALEVQELKIRLAQILVLACVGSVCTLAGLVALCCVLIRVLPPEWRLYAHLACAAMGILAGLLALALLRRAVRTAPMPFSATVEELKKDVACFSTRN, from the coding sequence ATGCTGCGCATCTCCAGGCAGTTCAGCGCACTGGGCGATGCCGCCACCAAAATCGGCGAGATCGGCACGGGTTTTCTTGAAGACCGGCTCGAGCTGCTGGCCCTGGAAGTGCAGGAGCTCAAAATCCGACTGGCTCAGATTCTGGTACTGGCCTGTGTCGGCTCGGTCTGCACCCTTGCCGGTCTGGTGGCGCTGTGCTGCGTGCTCATCCGCGTCCTGCCGCCCGAGTGGCGGCTCTACGCCCACCTGGCCTGTGCCGCCATGGGCATACTGGCGGGTCTGCTGGCCCTGGCGCTCCTGCGCCGTGCCGTGCGGACAGCACCCATGCCCTTCAGCGCCACGGTCGAGGAACTCAAAAAGGATGTGGCATGTTTTTCGACAAGGAACTGA
- a CDS encoding hemolysin family protein, with translation MERDEPPPAAQTERPATPPEPPAEDEAGNKSLLARFCGMFRRSGPETTKGLEQEIQDLLEEGEEQGLISAHEEQLITSIFDFRETRASEIMTPSAEIVAAESGIPVQELMQLIVKEGYTRIPIYKDTLDHVLGVVHAKDLLQSCVCGKGTGKTIDALLKPVSFVAESKPITELLREFQSNKTHMAMVTDEFGDVRGLITLEDVLEEIVGEIDDEYDTEDSGLKVVDERTVIVDAKVDVEDVEQHFGLELPEGPYESIGGFVVHRLGRVPETGASLQEGALAFKVLSADARRAKSLRISKEA, from the coding sequence ATGGAGAGGGACGAACCCCCGCCTGCCGCCCAGACCGAACGGCCTGCGACGCCCCCGGAGCCTCCCGCGGAAGACGAGGCCGGCAACAAGTCTCTGCTCGCCAGATTCTGCGGCATGTTCCGGCGCAGCGGCCCGGAAACCACCAAGGGGCTGGAGCAGGAAATCCAGGATCTTCTGGAAGAGGGCGAGGAGCAGGGCCTGATCAGCGCCCACGAAGAACAGCTCATCACCTCGATATTCGATTTTCGTGAGACCCGGGCTTCGGAAATCATGACGCCTTCGGCGGAGATCGTGGCCGCCGAAAGCGGCATACCCGTGCAGGAACTGATGCAGCTCATCGTCAAAGAAGGCTACACGAGGATTCCCATCTACAAGGACACACTGGATCATGTGCTGGGCGTGGTGCATGCCAAGGATCTGCTCCAGTCCTGCGTGTGCGGCAAGGGTACCGGCAAGACCATCGATGCACTCCTGAAACCGGTCTCCTTTGTGGCCGAATCCAAGCCCATCACCGAGCTGTTGCGGGAATTCCAGAGCAACAAGACCCACATGGCCATGGTCACCGACGAGTTCGGCGATGTACGGGGCCTGATCACCCTTGAGGATGTGCTCGAAGAAATAGTGGGCGAAATCGACGACGAGTACGACACCGAGGACAGCGGTCTCAAGGTGGTGGACGAGCGTACCGTCATTGTGGATGCCAAGGTGGACGTGGAAGACGTGGAGCAGCATTTCGGCCTGGAACTGCCCGAAGGCCCCTACGAATCCATCGGCGGCTTTGTTGTCCACCGGCTGGGCAGAGTGCCGGAAACCGGTGCGAGCCTGCAGGAAGGGGCGCTTGCCTTCAAGGTTTTGAGTGCGGACGCCAGGCGTGCCAAATCGCTGCGCATCAGCAAGGAGGCGTGA
- a CDS encoding TfoX/Sxy family protein — MPSTREYLDFVLEQLSDLDGIAYRKMMGEYILYYRGRIVGGIYDNRLLVKPVAPALALMPEAPYAVPYRGAKAMLLVQEIDEPDFLSRLFMAMYAALPAPKQKKSRL, encoded by the coding sequence ATGCCTTCGACCAGAGAGTATTTGGACTTCGTGCTGGAGCAACTGTCGGATCTGGATGGGATAGCGTATCGGAAAATGATGGGCGAGTACATCCTTTACTACCGGGGCAGGATCGTCGGCGGCATCTACGACAACAGGCTGCTGGTCAAGCCTGTTGCGCCGGCGCTTGCGCTTATGCCGGAAGCGCCCTATGCAGTGCCCTATCGGGGAGCAAAAGCCATGCTCCTGGTGCAGGAAATCGATGAGCCGGACTTCCTGAGCCGCTTGTTCATGGCCATGTACGCCGCCCTGCCTGCCCCGAAGCAAAAGAAGAGCCGCCTGTAA
- a CDS encoding class I SAM-dependent RNA methyltransferase, which produces MAVPQENPLVHIEKLVHGGRGLGRLGSGKVVLVAGALPGERVRIAVQQEARGHAEAVVQEIVAAAAERVRPACPHYPDCGGCDLQHVAYAAQLRLKTGIVRESLQRAGVTPPAETGVLASPLPYGYRFRLRLHLNRQGLGFYRRQSNTLVPVNRCLLASEGINAALAKIAADPDFIRLLAQVVTEVELDECPQTGRVFLVLATKKALMPALRERLARSAARARFVDCLCTAQGQFLFPFSTADALPTLCQPFRLEPASRDALSGEAGRQHSPCLPLAGLAYALHWQAGSFFQANTRHNANLVALALTAAAQPKRALDLFCGAGNFSIPLALNGAEVLGVESSPAGIHWARRNAVANGLDARKASFIMADAGRALDRLVREGRRFDLVLLDPPRQGLGRAAAHVPKLLPKRIVSISCDPATHARDLQIMCTAGCRLEQLTVMDMFPQTHHIESLALLSL; this is translated from the coding sequence ATGGCGGTTCCACAGGAAAACCCGCTGGTGCACATAGAAAAGCTGGTGCACGGCGGCAGGGGCCTGGGCCGGCTGGGCAGCGGCAAGGTCGTGCTGGTGGCCGGCGCTTTGCCGGGAGAAAGGGTGCGCATTGCGGTGCAGCAGGAAGCGCGCGGCCATGCCGAGGCTGTGGTGCAGGAAATCGTGGCGGCAGCGGCCGAGCGGGTCAGGCCGGCCTGCCCCCACTACCCAGACTGCGGCGGTTGCGATTTGCAGCACGTCGCCTATGCGGCGCAGTTGCGGCTGAAGACCGGGATCGTACGAGAAAGCCTGCAGCGCGCCGGCGTGACCCCGCCGGCAGAGACCGGCGTTCTGGCTTCGCCTCTGCCCTATGGCTACCGCTTCAGGCTGCGCCTGCATCTGAACAGGCAGGGACTGGGCTTTTATCGCAGACAGAGCAACACCTTGGTGCCTGTGAACCGCTGCCTCCTGGCCTCTGAGGGCATCAACGCGGCCCTGGCGAAAATCGCGGCCGATCCGGATTTCATCCGCCTGCTGGCGCAGGTTGTGACAGAGGTGGAGCTGGACGAGTGCCCGCAGACAGGGCGCGTTTTTCTGGTGCTGGCCACAAAAAAGGCGCTCATGCCCGCCCTGCGGGAGCGGCTTGCGCGCTCCGCTGCCCGGGCCCGATTCGTGGATTGCCTGTGCACGGCGCAGGGACAGTTCCTTTTCCCTTTCAGCACGGCAGACGCCCTGCCCACGCTCTGCCAGCCTTTCCGCCTGGAACCAGCCTCCCGGGACGCCCTGTCCGGCGAGGCCGGCCGCCAGCACAGCCCCTGCCTCCCCTTGGCCGGACTGGCTTATGCTCTGCACTGGCAGGCTGGCTCCTTTTTTCAGGCGAATACCCGGCACAATGCAAATCTGGTGGCCCTGGCGCTGACAGCGGCCGCACAACCCAAACGGGCCCTGGACCTCTTCTGCGGAGCCGGCAACTTCAGCATTCCGCTGGCTTTGAACGGCGCCGAGGTGCTGGGCGTCGAAAGCAGCCCCGCAGGCATTCACTGGGCCAGACGAAACGCAGTGGCCAACGGCCTGGATGCGCGGAAGGCCAGTTTTATCATGGCCGATGCCGGCCGTGCTCTGGACCGGCTTGTGCGTGAAGGCCGGCGCTTCGACCTTGTCCTGCTCGACCCTCCGCGCCAGGGTCTCGGCAGGGCGGCAGCGCATGTGCCCAAACTCCTGCCAAAACGCATTGTCTCCATCTCCTGCGACCCGGCCACCCATGCCCGCGATCTGCAAATCATGTGCACCGCCGGCTGCCGGCTCGAACAGCTCACGGTCATGGACATGTTTCCCCAGACCCACCATATCGAAAGCCTGGCCCTGTTATCCCTGTGA
- a CDS encoding cobalamin-dependent protein (Presence of a B(12) (cobalamin)-binding domain implies dependence on cobalamin itself, in one of its several forms, or in some unusual lineages, dependence on a cobalamin-like analog.), with amino-acid sequence MNILLVNIAHPAIGSRLAGEHLPPLGLLAVGGPLLDAGHSVRLIDGDHDNTPVYALADEIAAARPDALLPGHSGSTPAQPILDELTRLVRPRCPETSIVLGGVFPTFHWADILRSQPQYDYIVRGEGEA; translated from the coding sequence GTGAACATTCTGTTGGTCAACATCGCCCACCCGGCCATTGGCAGCCGGCTCGCGGGCGAGCATCTGCCGCCTCTGGGCCTTCTGGCCGTTGGCGGGCCACTTCTGGACGCCGGACACAGCGTGCGGCTCATTGACGGCGACCATGACAACACGCCAGTCTATGCGCTGGCGGACGAAATCGCCGCAGCCCGGCCGGATGCGCTCCTGCCGGGCCATTCCGGGTCCACCCCGGCCCAGCCCATTCTGGACGAATTGACCCGGCTGGTCCGCCCGCGCTGTCCGGAGACGAGCATCGTGCTGGGCGGCGTGTTCCCGACCTTCCACTGGGCGGACATTCTGCGCAGCCAGCCGCAATACGACTACATCGTGCGCGGCGAGGGCGAGGCGTGA
- the rlmN gene encoding 23S rRNA (adenine(2503)-C(2))-methyltransferase RlmN, with product MNDSLVDLRDLPQEALIHFVKSLGQPAFRGRQLLPWLYRPSRIDFADMTDLAREFRAVLATRARVSRLVPAAVERSADGAVKFGFVLDDGAIIESVLIPEEDRNTLCISSQVGCAMGCVFCLTGRMGLKRNLRVAEIVGQVCAVRDWMLAEERPPLTNLVFMGMGEPLANFAVLLDAISLFTEQRGLDFSRRRITVSTCGLVPQMLELGEKTDVNLAISLHAADDETRARLMPVNRRYPLAVLIDAAKRYRQERRKRVMFEYTLLSGVNDSDEDARRLAKLLREVRCKVNLLAVNPAEGSGFQSPGPERMLAFQKILRDKGFTVFIRHSRGADISAACGQLAGKMAVPQ from the coding sequence ATGAACGACAGCCTTGTTGACCTCCGCGACCTGCCGCAGGAAGCCCTCATCCACTTTGTCAAGAGCCTGGGCCAGCCGGCCTTTCGGGGCCGCCAGCTTCTGCCCTGGCTCTACAGGCCGAGCCGGATCGACTTTGCCGACATGACCGATCTGGCCAGAGAATTCCGCGCCGTGCTGGCGACAAGGGCGCGCGTGAGCCGCCTGGTGCCGGCCGCGGTGGAGCGCTCGGCAGACGGCGCGGTCAAGTTCGGCTTTGTGCTGGACGACGGCGCCATCATCGAATCCGTGCTCATTCCGGAGGAAGACCGAAACACGCTCTGCATCTCCAGCCAGGTTGGCTGCGCCATGGGCTGCGTCTTTTGTCTGACCGGCAGGATGGGCCTGAAGCGCAACCTGAGGGTGGCGGAAATCGTGGGCCAGGTCTGCGCGGTGCGGGACTGGATGCTTGCGGAGGAGCGCCCGCCGCTGACCAATCTGGTCTTCATGGGCATGGGCGAGCCGCTCGCCAATTTTGCGGTGCTTCTGGACGCGATCTCCCTCTTCACCGAACAGCGCGGCCTGGACTTTTCCAGGCGCCGCATCACGGTCTCCACCTGCGGCCTGGTGCCGCAAATGCTGGAGCTGGGCGAAAAAACCGACGTGAATCTGGCCATTTCCCTGCACGCGGCAGACGACGAAACCCGGGCCAGACTCATGCCGGTGAACCGGCGCTATCCGCTTGCAGTGCTGATCGACGCGGCCAAACGCTACCGCCAGGAACGGCGCAAGCGGGTCATGTTTGAATATACGCTGCTCTCCGGCGTGAACGATTCCGACGAGGACGCGCGCCGGCTCGCCAAACTGCTCAGGGAAGTGCGCTGCAAGGTCAATCTCCTGGCCGTGAATCCGGCGGAGGGCAGCGGGTTCCAAAGCCCTGGCCCGGAGCGGATGCTGGCCTTCCAGAAAATTCTGCGGGACAAGGGCTTCACCGTGTTCATCCGCCACAGCCGGGGCGCGGACATCAGCGCGGCCTGCGGCCAGTTGGCCGGGAAAATGGCTGTGCCGCAGTGA
- the trmFO gene encoding methylenetetrahydrofolate--tRNA-(uracil(54)-C(5))-methyltransferase (FADH(2)-oxidizing) TrmFO, translated as MQTVTIVGAGLAGCEAAWQLARRGVAVQLFEMKPHRFSPAHTSENLAELVCSNSLRASRVDSAVGLLKEEMRRLGSLFMAAADATAVPAGAALAVDRKRFSAYMTEKIATHPCIRLVREECTSLASADPAHPLILAAGPLATDELTSALARLSGTEHLAFYDAIAPIVSAASLDMELLYRKSRWDDTGPGDYLNSPMNREQYESFLAALLSADRVAARPFEEARYFEGCLPLEVMAERGPDTLRFGPLKPVGLAHPVTGERFYAVAQLRAENARASAYNLVGFQTRLTYPEQQRVFRLLPGLERAEFQRLGSIHRNTFLCAPAVLGKDLALKAAPGVLVAGQLAGVEGYVESAACGLLAGVFAAQKVRGLPYSPPPAATAHAALLRHLTESDPRQFQPTNIIFALFPELETEGKRKPAKKERAALRAGAALAALDTWQEKLTAAS; from the coding sequence ATGCAAACGGTGACGATAGTGGGCGCGGGTCTGGCCGGGTGTGAGGCAGCCTGGCAACTTGCCCGGCGCGGCGTGGCGGTGCAGCTTTTCGAGATGAAGCCCCATCGTTTCAGTCCGGCACATACAAGCGAAAATCTGGCGGAACTCGTCTGCTCCAACTCCCTGCGCGCCAGCCGGGTGGATTCGGCGGTTGGGCTCTTGAAGGAGGAAATGCGGCGCCTGGGTTCTCTGTTCATGGCGGCGGCCGATGCCACCGCCGTGCCGGCGGGGGCGGCGCTGGCCGTGGACCGGAAGCGTTTTTCCGCGTACATGACCGAAAAGATCGCAACGCATCCGTGCATCAGGCTCGTGCGGGAGGAGTGCACCAGCCTGGCATCGGCCGATCCGGCGCATCCGCTCATTCTGGCGGCCGGGCCGCTGGCCACCGATGAACTCACGAGCGCTCTGGCCCGGCTCAGCGGCACGGAACATCTGGCCTTTTATGACGCCATTGCGCCCATAGTGAGTGCCGCGTCTTTGGACATGGAGCTGCTGTACCGGAAATCCCGCTGGGACGATACGGGCCCCGGTGATTATCTGAACAGCCCCATGAACCGTGAGCAGTACGAGAGCTTTCTGGCCGCGCTGCTCTCCGCCGACAGGGTGGCGGCCCGGCCGTTCGAGGAAGCGCGCTACTTTGAGGGCTGTCTGCCGTTGGAAGTCATGGCGGAGCGCGGGCCGGACACCCTGCGCTTTGGCCCGCTCAAGCCGGTTGGGCTGGCGCATCCGGTGACTGGCGAACGCTTTTATGCGGTGGCCCAGCTACGGGCCGAAAACGCCCGGGCCAGCGCTTACAATCTGGTGGGCTTCCAGACCAGACTGACCTATCCTGAGCAGCAACGGGTTTTTCGCCTGCTGCCAGGGTTGGAACGGGCCGAGTTTCAACGCCTGGGTTCCATCCATCGTAATACCTTCCTCTGCGCGCCTGCGGTGCTGGGGAAGGATCTCGCGCTCAAAGCCGCGCCGGGCGTGCTGGTGGCGGGCCAGCTTGCCGGGGTGGAAGGCTATGTGGAATCCGCGGCCTGCGGGCTTTTGGCCGGCGTTTTTGCGGCCCAGAAGGTGCGGGGCCTGCCGTATTCGCCGCCACCGGCGGCCACGGCCCATGCCGCGCTGCTCAGGCATTTGACGGAAAGCGATCCCAGGCAGTTTCAGCCGACAAACATCATCTTCGCACTTTTTCCAGAACTGGAAACGGAAGGCAAACGAAAGCCGGCAAAAAAAGAGCGGGCCGCCCTGCGGGCAGGCGCCGCTCTAGCCGCGCTGGACACCTGGCAGGAGAAACTGACTGCGGCATCCTGA